The region tggaatttgaaaggcagatattaaattccagggggttttcaaaaggcctaattgatacactcctgcttagcaggaaaccatctacaacaaaaatttacaccaaagtatggaagaagtttcttcagttccatactagttcaaacccctctgaagtcccaataaaatctatactagaatttctacagaaagggaaagagttaggtctgtcagttaacacactaaaggtccaggtgtccgctctgggtgccctctatggccataatattgctggtaataaatgggtatcccgcttcatcacggcctgtgaacgagttactcctgtccacatacctagagtagctccgtgggatctaaatctagtcttagactctctaacagaatccccatttgagcctatagacacagcatctttaaaacacttgtcgttaaaaacagccttcttagtagccttaacatcggctagaagagtcagcgacattcaggccttgtcgatagatcaaccttaccttctcacatttcatgacagactaatcttaaaaccggaccccctataccttcctaaggtagcagggaagttccacaggtcacaggagatacatcttcctactttctttaaagatccctctactcctgaagaacaaaaattccatactctagacgtcaggagagtagttttgcaatatattgagaaaactagtagttggaggcagagtagggctctgttcatatccttccagggcaaaaagaaaggatatggagtcacaagagcaacattatccaggtggataagagacgctatccggttggcctattccatgaaaaacgaagaacctccggagggcatcaaagcacattccaccagagccatggcttcttcctgggctgaaaaagggaacgtgccaatcgaagatatatgtaaggctgcaacttggttggctccttccactttctataatcactacaggctcgacctgtcttctgactctgacctacactttggcaggactatcctcagcacggtggtcccccctaggtgttggtctctggaaatctctccagtgggtgctgtcatggcgaagggtaaatagccggat is a window of Ranitomeya variabilis isolate aRanVar5 chromosome 2, aRanVar5.hap1, whole genome shotgun sequence DNA encoding:
- the LOC143805858 gene encoding uncharacterized protein LOC143805858 isoform X1 translates to MVSQSSHFPQDNIVMGQTPNRPVRYKTKQTSPEIRISVPCRSPGHSRCSSNTLAIQAGVCFPSDNSASTSNTENQGRAGQDNTNSAILAQETMVLVPAVDVGDGSLGPSLNPKPSLPGTFLPPSGGQPPPDGLEFERQILNSRGFSKGLIDTLLLSRKPSTTKIYTKVWKKFLQFHTSSNPSEVPIKSILEFLQKGKELGLSVNTLKVQVSALGALYGHNIAGNKWVSRFITACERVTPVHIPRVAPWDLNLVLDSLTESPFEPIDTASLKHLSLKTAFLVALTSARRVSDIQALSIDQPYLLTFHDRLILKPDPLYLPKVAGKFHRSQEIHLPTFFKDPSTPEEQKFHTLDVRRVVLQYIEKTSSWRQSRALFISFQGKKKGYGVTRATLSRWIRDAIRLAYSMKNEEPPEGIKAHSTRAMASSWAEKGNVPIEDICKAATWLAPSTFYNHYRLDLSSDSDLHFGRTILSTVVPPRCWSLEISPVGAVMAKGK